In Pseudoliparis swirei isolate HS2019 ecotype Mariana Trench chromosome 2, NWPU_hadal_v1, whole genome shotgun sequence, the following are encoded in one genomic region:
- the cryba2b gene encoding beta-crystallin A2b codes for MNTQQMEQMGQFKITVWEEENFQGKRCEFMLECQNIMERGFNKIRSIKVENGPWVGFEYPEFQGQQFVLEKGDYPRYEAWSGNSSYRTEHMLSFRPIKSANHSDSKVTMYECEDFQGRKFEMCDDYPSLQAMGWCSKEVPSIKVNSGAWVAYQFPGYRGYQYILERDRHQGEYRNYNEYSTQAHTNQVQSIRRIQH; via the exons ATGAACACTCAGCAGATGGAGCAGATGGGCCAGTTCAAGATCacagtctgggaggaggagaactTCCAGGGAAAGCGCTGTGAGTTCATGCTGGAGTGCCAAAACATCATGGAGAGGGGCTTCAACAAGATCCGCTCCATCAAGGTGGAGAATGGACC TTGGGTGGGTTTTGAGTACCCAGAATTCCAGGGCCAGCAGTTTGTCCTGGAGAAGGGAGACTACCCTCGCTACGAGGCCTGGAGCGGAAACAGCAGCTACAGAACCGAGCACATGCTTTCCTTCAGACCCATCAAGTCCGCT aACCACAGTGACAGCAAGGTGACCATGTACGAGTGTGAGGACTTCCAGGGCCGTAAGTTTGAGATGTGCGATGACTACCCCTCCCTCCAGGCCATGGGCTGGTGCAGCAAGGAGGTTCCCTCCATCAAAGTCAACTCGGGAGC ctGGGTGGCCTACCAGTTCCCTGGTTACCGTGGCTACCAgtacatcctggagagagacagacaccaGGGCGAGTACAGAAACTACAACGAGTACAGCACCCAGGCTCACACCAACCAGGTGCAGTCCATTCGTAGGATCCAGCACTAA